Proteins from one Amycolatopsis benzoatilytica AK 16/65 genomic window:
- a CDS encoding nitroreductase family protein: MEFQDVVRRRRMVRKFTDESVSEESLQRIMRNALRGPSAGFSQGQAFLVLQGDDVKRFADTVQYWTSDTAKDAPVVVIPFAVKDVYLDRYAEKDKGWTDRSEAHWPVPFWYIDTGMAVLLILQTVVDEGLGAVYFGIGEEDFGKLRTEFGVPESHVPIGAIAIGHDADAKVSEGASPATRKRKPLAETVHFGQW; the protein is encoded by the coding sequence GTGGAGTTCCAGGATGTCGTGCGGCGCAGGCGGATGGTGCGGAAGTTCACCGACGAATCGGTGTCCGAGGAAAGCCTCCAGCGCATTATGCGCAATGCTCTCCGCGGCCCATCCGCCGGCTTCTCGCAGGGCCAGGCGTTCCTGGTGCTGCAGGGCGACGACGTGAAGCGGTTCGCCGACACCGTCCAGTACTGGACGTCCGACACCGCCAAGGACGCGCCCGTGGTTGTGATTCCCTTCGCGGTCAAGGACGTCTACCTGGACCGCTACGCCGAAAAGGACAAGGGCTGGACCGACCGCAGCGAGGCACACTGGCCGGTGCCGTTCTGGTACATCGACACCGGAATGGCAGTCCTGCTGATTCTCCAGACGGTCGTAGACGAGGGCCTCGGCGCGGTGTACTTCGGCATCGGCGAGGAGGACTTCGGCAAGCTGCGCACCGAGTTCGGCGTACCCGAGAGCCACGTACCGATCGGCGCGATCGCGATCGGGCACGACGCCGACGCGAAGGTCTCCGAAGGCGCCTCGCCGGCCACCCGCAAGCGAAAGCCGCTCGCCGAGACCGTCCACTTCGGACAGTGGTGA
- a CDS encoding GntR family transcriptional regulator: MTADGRAMTGLPTFGGRRNMRDEIIETLRGAVISGELRPGTVYSAPSLGEQFGVSATPVREAMLDLVKEGLVETIRNKGFRVVEPSDQELDNFAEIRSLIEVPTVRRIAERGADPAALKRLRELAEGIERAAVEHDFIAHVTIDMEFHTTLLRLAGNEHLVEIAQSLRARSRIYGLKALAEHDQLIPSSHEHAVLVDLIEARDADRAEALMRAHIGHVRGIWAAKSGEAG; this comes from the coding sequence ATGACAGCGGACGGCCGCGCGATGACGGGCCTGCCCACCTTCGGCGGACGCCGGAACATGCGCGACGAGATCATCGAAACCCTGCGCGGCGCAGTAATTTCCGGCGAACTGCGCCCTGGCACGGTGTACTCCGCGCCGTCGCTGGGCGAACAGTTCGGCGTGTCCGCCACCCCGGTTCGCGAGGCGATGCTCGACCTGGTCAAAGAGGGCTTGGTGGAGACGATCCGCAACAAGGGGTTCCGGGTCGTCGAGCCGAGCGACCAGGAACTCGACAACTTCGCCGAGATCCGCAGCCTGATCGAAGTCCCGACCGTCCGGCGGATCGCCGAACGGGGAGCCGACCCGGCCGCACTGAAGCGGCTGCGCGAATTGGCCGAGGGCATCGAACGCGCCGCCGTCGAGCACGACTTCATCGCGCACGTCACGATCGACATGGAATTCCACACCACGCTGCTGCGGCTCGCCGGGAACGAGCACCTGGTGGAGATCGCCCAGTCGCTGCGCGCGCGATCGCGGATCTACGGGCTGAAGGCACTCGCCGAACACGACCAGCTGATCCCGTCGTCACACGAACACGCGGTACTGGTGGACCTGATCGAGGCCCGGGACGCGGACCGCGCCGAGGCGTTGATGCGGGCGCACATCGGGCACGTGCGGGGAATCTGGGCGGCGAAGTCGGGCGAGGCGGGCTAG
- a CDS encoding NAD(P)/FAD-dependent oxidoreductase, which produces MALSDVVVIGGGMVGAACAYSCARAGLRVTVVERGSPGSGTTSACEGNILLSDKEPGPELDLALWSSRLWRELADRHGADAFEYQAKGGVVVATTEASAAGLTGLTTGQRASGVEAVDVSAAELRELEPNITPAAVGGAFYPQDSQVQPMLAAARLLQLVRALGGRVLTGVSVTGFLRGPGDTVLGVRTDSAGDVPGKHVVNAAGTWSGQVAELAGTPVPILPRKGFILVTEPLPRVVRHKVYTAEYVANVASSDEGLETSVVVEGTRAGTVLIGASRERVGFDRSFSLPVVRKLAAQAIDVFPFLEDVSLLRAYLGFRPYCPDHLPVIGADPRAPGLFHATGHEGAGIGLSPATGELIAQLITGASPEIDPAPFRPHRFEEAAA; this is translated from the coding sequence ATGGCACTCAGCGACGTCGTCGTGATCGGCGGCGGCATGGTCGGCGCCGCGTGCGCGTATTCCTGCGCTCGGGCCGGATTGCGGGTCACCGTCGTGGAACGGGGCAGCCCGGGCAGTGGAACCACCTCCGCGTGCGAGGGCAACATCCTGTTGTCGGACAAGGAACCTGGTCCCGAGCTGGACCTCGCTCTCTGGTCGTCCCGGCTGTGGCGGGAGCTGGCGGACCGGCACGGCGCGGACGCGTTCGAATACCAGGCCAAGGGCGGTGTCGTCGTCGCGACCACCGAAGCGTCCGCGGCCGGGTTGACCGGGCTGACGACCGGGCAACGCGCGTCCGGCGTGGAGGCGGTCGACGTGTCCGCGGCCGAGTTGCGCGAACTGGAACCGAACATCACGCCGGCCGCGGTCGGCGGGGCGTTTTACCCGCAAGACAGCCAGGTCCAGCCGATGCTCGCGGCGGCGCGGCTGCTGCAGCTCGTGCGGGCGCTGGGCGGACGGGTGCTGACCGGTGTGTCGGTGACCGGATTCCTCCGCGGGCCGGGCGACACGGTGCTGGGCGTGCGCACCGATTCGGCCGGGGACGTGCCCGGCAAGCACGTCGTGAACGCGGCGGGAACGTGGAGCGGGCAGGTCGCGGAGCTGGCCGGCACGCCGGTTCCGATCCTGCCGCGCAAGGGGTTCATCCTGGTGACCGAGCCGCTGCCGCGGGTCGTGCGGCACAAGGTGTACACCGCCGAGTATGTCGCGAACGTGGCCAGCAGCGACGAAGGACTGGAGACGTCAGTCGTCGTGGAGGGCACCCGGGCCGGCACGGTACTGATCGGAGCGAGCCGGGAACGCGTCGGGTTCGATCGGTCGTTTTCGCTGCCGGTGGTGCGCAAACTCGCCGCGCAGGCGATCGACGTGTTCCCGTTCCTGGAAGACGTCTCGCTGCTCCGCGCTTACCTCGGTTTCCGGCCGTACTGCCCGGATCACCTGCCCGTCATCGGGGCGGACCCGCGTGCGCCGGGGCTGTTCCACGCGACCGGCCACGAGGGGGCGGGAATCGGGCTGTCCCCGGCGACGGGGGAGCTGATCGCACAGCTGATCACCGGGGCGAGCCCGGAGATCGACCCGGCGCCGTTCCGTCCGCATCGGTTCGAGGAGGCAGCGGCATGA
- a CDS encoding (2Fe-2S)-binding protein gives MSVQFQFDGEAVTAEPGQSVGAALIAAGRRSWRTTRRSGEPRGVFCGIGICFDCLVTVNGEPNRRACLTEARAGDVVTPQEGAGRADLAC, from the coding sequence ATGAGCGTGCAGTTCCAGTTCGACGGCGAGGCGGTGACCGCTGAGCCTGGCCAGAGCGTCGGCGCCGCGCTGATCGCCGCCGGCCGTCGTTCGTGGCGCACGACGCGGCGGAGCGGGGAGCCGCGCGGGGTGTTCTGCGGCATCGGGATTTGCTTCGACTGCCTCGTCACCGTTAACGGGGAGCCGAACCGGCGGGCCTGTCTCACCGAGGCGCGCGCCGGTGACGTGGTCACACCTCAAGAAGGAGCTGGTCGTGCCGACCTCGCCTGCTGA